The window ATTACCAAAGATAATATACAAGGTTCACCGGATTTACTCATAGAGATTATCTCGCCAAACTCTGCCCAGAGGGACAGAATTACGAAAAAAAGGCTTTATGAAAGATGTGGTGTCAAAGAATACTGGTTAGTTGACGCAGATAGAAAAGAGATAGAGGTTTTGACATTAGAAGAAGGGAAATATAAATCTTATGGTATCTTTAAGTCCGAAGATACTCTTTCTTCAGTCCTATTAGAGGATTTTCATTTTAAAGTTGGTGAGGTATTTTAACGAGGTATTGGTGCGGATAATGTCTTTACTTGATGATACGAAGAAAATACTATTACAAAACAGTATCAGACCCCAAAAAAAATTAGGACAACATTTCCTTGTGAACGAGGAGATACTTAATCAAATAATTTCAGCGGCGCAATTATCGAAAGAGGATACCGTTTTAGAAATTGGCGCCGGAATTGGTATTTTAACCAGTCAATTAGTCCCGTTGGTCTCAAAGGTTATTGCGGTTGAAATTGCCCCGGTCTTGATAAATATTCTCAATCAAGAATTAGCGGGATATACGAATGTTTTGATAATAAAGGAGGATATTTTAAAAGTAAATTTGTCTGAACTGTTAGATAGAAAAGACCAAAGACTAAAGACCAAAGACCAAAGACTAAAAATAGAGGAAGAAGACCGGAGACAGAAGACAGAAGACAGATTACGGATTTCGGATTTGAACATAGAATCCCGAGTCCCGAGCTCCGAGTCCCGAGTCCCGAGCTCCGAGTCCCGAGTCCCGAGCCCCGAGTCCCGATTTTCAGCAGAAAAGAAGATAAAGGTAGTTGCCAATTTACCTTATTATATTGTAACACCAGTAATTATACATCTTTTGCAGGCGAAAGAGAACTTCTCAACATTAATTTTAATGGTGCAGAAAGAGGTTGGGGATAGAATCCTGGCTAAACCAGGGTCAAAAACCTATGGGGCATTATCTATCCTGGTGCAATATCATTGTCAAGTAGAGCGGATATGTGAGGTAAGCAGGCAATGTTTTTACCCTCATCCACAGGTAGATTCAGTTGTCTTAAGGTTAAATATCTTAGACAGACCATCAATATCAGTAAAGGATGAGCAGTTTTTCTTTAAACTAGTTAGAGCCGCCTTTTCAAAGAGAAGAAAAATGCTAATTAATGCCATTTCAGATGTGGGCATTAGTAAAGAAAGACTAACAGAATCTCTTGTTGAAAATAAAATTGACCCGAAAAGAAGAGGGGAAACATTAACATTAGAAGAATTTGGTAGACTAAGTGATTTTTTGAAAGAAGTAGAAAGTAGTAAGTAAAGAGATACAATGATTTCTTTATTTGCTACTCTCTACTTCCAAAGGAGGCATATAGAATGGATAAAAGGAACAAAACTGCAGAATATTATGTTAGTTATGAACAAGATGAAGATGGATATTTCATCGCTTCCTGTCCTTCAATCAAAGGA is drawn from bacterium and contains these coding sequences:
- a CDS encoding rRNA adenine dimethyltransferase family protein, with product MSLLDDTKKILLQNSIRPQKKLGQHFLVNEEILNQIISAAQLSKEDTVLEIGAGIGILTSQLVPLVSKVIAVEIAPVLINILNQELAGYTNVLIIKEDILKVNLSELLDRKDQRLKTKDQRLKIEEEDRRQKTEDRLRISDLNIESRVPSSESRVPSSESRVPSPESRFSAEKKIKVVANLPYYIVTPVIIHLLQAKENFSTLILMVQKEVGDRILAKPGSKTYGALSILVQYHCQVERICEVSRQCFYPHPQVDSVVLRLNILDRPSISVKDEQFFFKLVRAAFSKRRKMLINAISDVGISKERLTESLVENKIDPKRRGETLTLEEFGRLSDFLKEVESSK